Proteins found in one Helicobacter sp. NHP19-003 genomic segment:
- a CDS encoding glycosyltransferase family 25 protein: protein MSENIPIYIIHLENSARDTAPLLWHLNYLLEKTPHKGFDIEVFNAVHGHTDYQNKGITYTHTHPVFNDFSPHLPNFKEGMGLMRLALKSRVNFQSFGQLGCFASHYLLWQECVKLQKPIVILEDDVLPTFDFFEKCALGLESLYSNKAQMVRLFALYFKRHRLTKSMGHHFDSLFSPVGGMGTQGYILSPRGAQRLLAHCPKQWILPVDTYIDAYYTHRVSCLTFKTPALFVDELVSQIPHASTDYFKGKLKVFSYLMRACNYVLKCRLFIQHLLFSFLARKA, encoded by the coding sequence TTGAGTGAAAACATCCCCATTTACATCATCCATTTAGAAAACTCCGCTAGGGACACTGCCCCCCTGTTGTGGCATTTAAATTATCTCTTAGAGAAGACCCCCCACAAGGGCTTTGATATTGAGGTGTTTAACGCCGTCCACGGGCACACAGACTACCAAAACAAGGGCATCACTTACACCCACACCCACCCCGTGTTTAACGACTTTAGCCCCCACTTGCCAAACTTTAAAGAGGGCATGGGTTTAATGCGCCTTGCTTTAAAAAGCCGGGTGAATTTCCAAAGTTTTGGGCAGCTGGGGTGCTTTGCCAGCCATTATTTATTATGGCAAGAGTGTGTGAAACTGCAAAAACCCATCGTCATCTTAGAAGACGATGTGCTCCCCACCTTTGACTTCTTTGAAAAATGTGCATTGGGTTTGGAGAGCCTTTATAGCAACAAAGCCCAAATGGTGCGGCTTTTTGCCCTTTACTTCAAACGCCACCGCTTGACAAAGTCCATGGGGCACCACTTTGACAGCCTTTTTAGCCCCGTGGGGGGCATGGGAACACAGGGCTATATCCTAAGCCCTCGTGGAGCGCAAAGACTCCTAGCACATTGCCCAAAGCAGTGGATTTTGCCTGTAGACACCTACATCGATGCTTACTACACGCATAGGGTTTCTTGCTTAACCTTTAAAACCCCCGCCCTGTTTGTAGACGAGCTCGTTTCACAAATCCCGCATGCCAGCACAGATTATTTTAAGGGCAAACTCAAGGTTTTTTCTTATCTCATGCGGGCTTGCAATTATGTGTTGAAGTGTCGGCTTTTCATCCAACACTTGCTCTTTTCCTTTTTAGCCCGTAAAGCCTAA
- a CDS encoding methyl-accepting chemotaxis protein: protein MLKWFDTRPDTSLDQIKEFAAQIKDGYLECRLIDIDEASPYSQVMHDLNDFLDQVESVFREMDACVQAAKEGKDYRNVFEEGYRGIFKQYAVHAKSHVDGIIEANNREIVLRLVEMGGGAKGILEVLVELSNRVKQCVENKELAQNIEQSSLKSQNEMQNIHTDLDSFNANCEHTNVAMDGLKSNMDFIMQVTNVISEIAEQTNLLSLNAAIEAARSGEHGRGFAVVADEIRKLAERVAREVSSIKSSFSRFQDEINKLSAAFVEVTRLSTDISAHFEKFLKVLETFVNNSHKSVDNNQKLEVGLNHVMRYIEWIVLKMHVYRSVLTNKTSNIALDKVPTESLPLVQEIIKHIKDHYDLEEVEQIAGQLKKLDEVKISQK from the coding sequence ATGTTGAAATGGTTTGATACGCGCCCGGATACCTCTTTAGATCAGATCAAGGAATTTGCCGCTCAGATTAAAGATGGCTATTTAGAATGCCGCTTGATAGACATTGATGAGGCGAGCCCTTATAGCCAAGTCATGCACGATTTAAACGACTTCTTAGACCAAGTCGAGTCGGTGTTTAGAGAAATGGACGCATGCGTGCAGGCGGCTAAGGAGGGCAAGGATTATAGAAATGTCTTTGAAGAGGGCTATCGGGGGATTTTTAAGCAATATGCCGTCCATGCCAAGTCCCATGTAGATGGGATCATTGAGGCGAATAACAGAGAAATTGTGTTGCGTTTAGTCGAGATGGGCGGGGGGGCTAAGGGCATTTTAGAGGTGCTGGTGGAGCTTTCTAATCGGGTCAAGCAATGCGTGGAAAATAAAGAGCTTGCCCAAAACATTGAACAAAGCTCTTTAAAAAGCCAAAACGAAATGCAAAACATACACACCGACCTAGACAGTTTCAACGCCAATTGTGAACACACAAATGTGGCGATGGATGGGCTTAAAAGCAATATGGACTTCATCATGCAAGTGACAAATGTCATCAGCGAGATCGCCGAGCAAACGAATTTACTCTCACTCAATGCTGCCATTGAGGCGGCTAGAAGTGGAGAGCATGGACGGGGCTTTGCTGTGGTTGCCGATGAGATCCGCAAGTTAGCCGAAAGGGTGGCTAGAGAGGTCAGTAGCATCAAGAGCAGCTTTAGCAGGTTTCAAGATGAGATCAACAAGCTCTCCGCCGCCTTTGTGGAGGTTACCCGTTTAAGCACGGACATCAGCGCACATTTTGAGAAATTTTTAAAGGTGTTGGAAACATTTGTCAACAACAGCCACAAGAGCGTGGACAACAACCAAAAATTGGAAGTGGGTTTAAACCATGTGATGCGCTACATTGAGTGGATTGTGTTGAAAATGCATGTCTACCGTAGCGTTTTAACGAACAAGACGAGCAACATCGCCCTAGACAAAGTCCCCACTGAAAGTTTGCCCCTTGTTCAAGAGATCATTAAGCACATCAAAGATCATTACGACCTAGAAGAGGTGGAGCAAATCGCCGGGCAACTCAAAAAATTGGATGAGGTCAAAATCTCTCAAAAGTAA
- a CDS encoding PAS domain-containing protein, whose protein sequence is MEKFVDPNCFLVTKTNTKGVITYANKYFCNIVACSEKDVLHKPHNIIRHPDMPRIIFKLLWDTIPKQQEMLAYVKNKTFDGHFYWVFATATASIDEQGNTIGYYSVRRAPNKKALEIVIPLYTRLLETEKRGGMDASRRLLEETLATQNCSYDQWVNQLQRL, encoded by the coding sequence ATGGAGAAGTTTGTGGACCCGAATTGTTTTTTGGTTACTAAAACAAACACCAAAGGGGTGATCACCTATGCAAATAAATACTTTTGCAACATTGTCGCCTGCTCTGAAAAGGATGTCCTGCATAAACCTCACAATATTATCCGCCACCCTGACATGCCCCGCATTATATTCAAACTCTTGTGGGACACTATCCCCAAACAGCAAGAAATGCTTGCCTATGTCAAAAATAAAACCTTTGATGGGCATTTTTATTGGGTTTTTGCCACTGCCACTGCCTCCATTGATGAACAAGGCAACACCATCGGCTATTATTCTGTGCGGCGCGCCCCCAATAAAAAAGCCCTAGAGATCGTCATTCCGCTTTATACCCGTTTGCTTGAAACTGAGAAAAGAGGGGGAATGGATGCAAGTAGGCGGCTGCTAGAGGAAACATTGGCCACACAAAATTGCAGTTACGACCAGTGGGTCAACCAACTCCAACGCCTATAG
- a CDS encoding ATP-dependent helicase → MGLNPEQLQATQAPLGANLVIASAGTGKTSTIVGRILHLLESGIDPKKILLLTFTNKASQEMKARLAQHTSKAAFIEAGTFHAIAYRHLTTLDPTLCLKQPREMQTLLKSVLEQDHSIKEDCAYGASHLYDLYSYYLNAQSQQSFGDWLLDRNAKQADYIERYECALELFSELKKEQNYVDYNDLLLRYKDTMANKPPAFIEVLCDEYQDTNPLQDAVLDALRPQSLFCVGDYDQSIYAFNGADISIISNFSTKYKQAQVFTLQKNYRSSRAILNLANKVIAHNPRIYPKQLEVVKTTNPSTPTLLQYNELFGQYKGIAAHIARGGGFEEVAILFRNNSSAEGCEAALRELGVPSRRKGGVGFFDTKEVKLLLDICAFLSYSKDMMATMQVLGYGSGIGNALAKDLYLALQILGDGNSLQGLLKPNNKNPYPQVKRPQMGLFESIVPLAAPNHQVSGAFKNHPLLTHPKLTQAAASFLDQLYTLCKTHTPKLPAQSLVHIAQSVWFQEIATSLAKERAKTKDGHIDKNLYESAQVKIKQRVDLSVQLATSYKNLRDFLHAMVLGSKEMASGSGVQLLSVHASKGLEFGTVYVIDLMEGRFPNTKLAKQSGSLEEERRLFYVAVTRAKDHLYLSYAKEDKMKKAAYQPSRFLMEAGLLTSKNC, encoded by the coding sequence ATGGGCTTAAACCCCGAACAGCTCCAAGCCACACAAGCCCCCCTAGGGGCGAATTTAGTCATCGCCTCGGCGGGCACGGGCAAGACTTCTACCATTGTGGGGCGGATTTTGCACCTGCTAGAAAGCGGCATTGACCCTAAGAAAATCTTACTGCTCACCTTCACTAACAAGGCCAGCCAAGAAATGAAAGCAAGACTCGCCCAGCACACCAGCAAGGCCGCTTTCATTGAAGCGGGGACATTCCATGCCATCGCCTACCGCCATTTAACAACCCTTGACCCCACTCTATGCCTCAAGCAACCTAGAGAGATGCAAACCCTGCTAAAGAGCGTTTTAGAGCAGGACCACAGCATCAAAGAAGATTGCGCCTATGGGGCGAGCCACTTATATGACCTTTACTCCTACTATCTCAACGCCCAGAGTCAGCAAAGTTTTGGGGATTGGCTTTTAGATCGCAATGCCAAACAAGCTGACTACATTGAGCGTTACGAATGCGCCCTAGAGCTTTTTAGCGAGCTTAAAAAAGAACAAAATTATGTGGATTACAACGATTTGTTGTTGCGCTACAAGGACACGATGGCAAACAAGCCCCCCGCCTTCATAGAGGTGCTGTGCGATGAATACCAAGACACCAACCCCCTGCAAGATGCGGTGCTAGACGCTTTACGCCCCCAAAGCTTATTTTGCGTGGGCGATTACGATCAAAGCATTTACGCCTTCAATGGGGCGGACATTTCTATCATCAGCAACTTCTCCACTAAGTACAAACAAGCCCAAGTCTTCACTTTGCAAAAAAACTACCGCTCCAGCCGCGCGATTTTAAACCTTGCGAATAAAGTGATTGCCCACAACCCGCGCATTTACCCCAAGCAATTAGAAGTGGTGAAAACCACCAACCCCTCCACCCCCACCCTCTTGCAATACAACGAGCTGTTTGGGCAATACAAGGGCATTGCGGCGCACATCGCCAGAGGGGGGGGGTTTGAAGAAGTGGCGATTTTGTTTAGAAACAACTCTAGTGCTGAGGGGTGCGAGGCGGCTTTAAGGGAGCTTGGCGTGCCCTCAAGGCGTAAGGGAGGGGTGGGGTTCTTTGACACTAAGGAAGTGAAGTTGCTCTTAGACATCTGCGCCTTTTTGAGCTACTCTAAGGACATGATGGCGACCATGCAGGTGCTTGGCTATGGCAGTGGGATCGGCAACGCTTTGGCCAAAGACCTTTATTTGGCCTTGCAGATTTTAGGCGATGGCAATAGTTTACAAGGACTCTTAAAGCCCAACAACAAAAACCCCTACCCACAGGTCAAACGCCCCCAAATGGGCTTGTTTGAATCCATTGTGCCCCTAGCCGCGCCCAACCACCAAGTGAGCGGTGCGTTTAAAAACCACCCCCTTTTAACCCACCCCAAGCTCACCCAAGCCGCCGCCTCGTTTTTAGATCAGCTTTACACCCTTTGCAAGACCCATACCCCCAAATTGCCCGCACAAAGCCTAGTCCACATTGCCCAGTCGGTGTGGTTTCAAGAGATCGCTACAAGCCTAGCCAAAGAGCGCGCAAAAACCAAGGATGGGCATATTGATAAGAACTTATACGAGAGTGCACAGGTTAAGATCAAGCAAAGGGTGGACTTGTCGGTACAGCTTGCCACAAGTTATAAAAACTTGCGCGACTTTTTACACGCGATGGTGCTCGGCTCTAAAGAGATGGCAAGCGGGAGCGGGGTGCAGCTCTTAAGCGTGCATGCAAGCAAGGGGCTGGAGTTTGGCACGGTGTATGTGATCGACTTAATGGAGGGGCGTTTTCCTAACACTAAATTGGCCAAACAGAGTGGCAGCCTGGAGGAAGAGCGGCGCTTGTTTTATGTCGCCGTAACACGGGCTAAAGATCACCTGTATTTGTCCTATGCCAAAGAGGATAAAATGAAAAAAGCCGCTTACCAACCTTCGCGGTTTTTAATGGAGGCAGGGTTGTTAACCTCTAAAAATTGTTAA
- a CDS encoding DUF262 domain-containing protein, with amino-acid sequence MPGFEDFYCTYSERDCHELIHCLIEGEYQIPRFQRDFVWKKDQTAKFIDSLVRGFPTGSFVVWKTQEHLQANREIGQVFLKEPKAGEIRYILDGQQRITALFVVYQGLKVQRSARVIDNYQDIMLRLEADEERDFCFVRDPKSVVGEVAVSVYDLITQSILDIQEKYNLSLEAARRFDVFKKRIEKYRLPIIEITNAPLEKIVEIFARINTGGTKLTSFEVMCAKFYTPATTDVSQTIITKSGFDLQTRFEDLNEELARLDYAFNHPIVVLQLISYLLHDNAPNLKERISNTAILKLEPKKVQEQWDFVAPCFTHAAHLLKHDLKIPSFDFLPSAGSFMLMAYFYALSGHKSPNANQVMRLRQLLFRSMFFGNNIGGDTLLKQLGLVRRIYEEKPIDFKKELPFYTITKKFLIEEKINIKSGLHRGVLCVLASLEPCDFDNNSKVLLDNIFLSDTTKTKKRNLHHFFPKNHLKHTAPHLNADVIANITFLSAKLNQEIKDKSPALYVPEFQAKNLHLQETLKTHLIDTNSPDVLENFQVFLDMRAAAILDKIKELT; translated from the coding sequence ATGCCGGGTTTTGAGGATTTTTATTGCACCTACAGCGAAAGAGACTGCCACGAGTTGATCCATTGCCTCATAGAAGGGGAATACCAAATCCCCCGTTTTCAACGGGATTTTGTGTGGAAAAAGGATCAGACCGCTAAATTCATCGATAGCCTTGTTAGGGGCTTTCCTACGGGAAGTTTTGTGGTGTGGAAAACACAGGAGCATTTACAGGCCAATCGCGAGATCGGGCAAGTTTTCTTAAAAGAGCCTAAAGCGGGGGAAATCCGTTATATCTTGGATGGCCAACAGCGCATCACCGCCCTTTTTGTCGTGTATCAGGGGCTAAAGGTGCAAAGGAGTGCTAGGGTTATTGACAATTACCAAGACATCATGTTAAGGCTTGAAGCCGATGAAGAACGGGATTTTTGCTTTGTGCGCGATCCCAAAAGCGTGGTTGGAGAGGTCGCTGTAAGTGTGTATGATCTCATCACCCAAAGCATTTTGGATATACAAGAGAAATACAATTTGAGTCTTGAAGCGGCTAGACGCTTCGATGTGTTTAAAAAAAGGATTGAAAAATACCGCTTGCCCATCATCGAGATCACCAACGCCCCACTAGAAAAGATCGTTGAAATCTTTGCGCGCATCAACACAGGCGGGACAAAGCTAACATCCTTTGAAGTGATGTGTGCTAAGTTTTATACCCCTGCCACAACCGATGTAAGCCAAACCATCATCACCAAATCCGGCTTTGATCTACAAACCCGTTTTGAAGACTTAAATGAAGAATTGGCGCGTTTGGATTACGCCTTTAACCACCCTATAGTGGTCTTGCAACTCATTTCCTATTTATTGCATGACAATGCGCCTAATTTAAAGGAAAGAATTTCAAACACCGCGATTTTAAAGCTAGAACCTAAAAAGGTACAAGAACAATGGGATTTTGTCGCCCCCTGCTTTACCCACGCTGCCCACTTGCTCAAGCATGATTTAAAAATCCCCTCTTTTGACTTTTTACCCTCCGCTGGCTCGTTTATGCTCATGGCCTATTTTTACGCCTTAAGCGGGCATAAAAGCCCCAACGCCAACCAAGTGATGCGCCTAAGGCAGCTTTTATTTAGAAGCATGTTTTTTGGTAATAACATAGGAGGAGACACTTTGTTAAAACAATTGGGCTTAGTCAGGCGCATTTATGAAGAAAAACCCATTGATTTTAAAAAAGAGCTCCCTTTTTACACCATCACTAAAAAGTTTTTGATAGAAGAGAAGATCAACATTAAAAGCGGGCTGCACCGGGGGGTTTTATGTGTTCTAGCCAGCTTAGAACCTTGCGATTTTGACAACAATAGCAAGGTGCTTTTGGATAACATTTTTTTAAGCGACACCACAAAGACCAAAAAGCGTAACCTACACCACTTTTTCCCCAAAAACCACTTAAAACACACCGCTCCCCATCTCAATGCTGATGTGATCGCCAACATCACCTTTTTGAGCGCAAAGCTCAATCAAGAGATCAAGGATAAATCCCCCGCCCTGTATGTCCCTGAGTTTCAAGCCAAAAACCTACACTTACAAGAAACTCTAAAAACCCATTTGATCGACACGAATAGCCCTGATGTGCTTGAAAACTTCCAAGTTTTTTTGGACATGCGTGCGGCAGCGATTTTGGACAAAATCAAAGAGCTGACATAA
- a CDS encoding flagellar hook-basal body complex protein, with translation MNDTLLNAYSGIKTHQFGIDSLSNNIANINTVGYRENIPEFKSLFSAHLDTLGGTNVTADDRNFGVTKGSNALSDKDGEYMPSDSDFNMAYQGSGWFIVGPNKNGSMEINKDGYKQAQENFFTRDGNFLRDADGYIVNTHGYYVYGVDLHKIKNGVLVAGNPDEEAKILKSGKLSTLYLPRDVQYQPVLTTKVDMSINLNAKNHVRPAEEYFLDKDGEIINERFLNQDANALANDDNEPLDLAMHRNLEIMMVKGDMAQDLTFKYGTGGPEKNEFHTLGDLKNLLKTKAHLDLTIAKSKPDQLKSPLMLQIKNPTDPEATLFIGGPMAEKLGWTASGMILKKGETRDSVGIRIPFYSTTAEIYDKGGDKYLLKSDFFMTNSKDPMANPPTIEKWDVESSILEMRSKLPITPQGVRQTITFDKDGKMQAKPVTLNFKGTPLTYNLAKSDDYQSSDVPYEDSKIYQISQDGKPKGILQNMRIDDDGVIHLAFSNGAIETMGRVGIAAFTNDQGLRKVGSNLFDITNATRDGRTAPLSGNPILGWDRDDGKLKFGKIMHKYLETSNVNAGRSLTNLILMQRGYSMNAKAFTTGDDLVKEAINLKK, from the coding sequence ATGAACGACACCTTACTCAACGCCTATTCAGGCATCAAGACACACCAATTTGGCATAGACAGCTTGTCTAACAACATCGCCAACATCAACACGGTGGGCTACAGAGAGAACATCCCCGAATTTAAATCCCTTTTCTCCGCCCATTTAGACACTTTGGGGGGGACCAATGTTACGGCTGACGATCGCAACTTTGGGGTTACCAAGGGCAGCAACGCCCTTTCGGATAAAGATGGCGAGTATATGCCGAGTGATTCGGACTTTAACATGGCCTACCAGGGGAGCGGGTGGTTCATTGTGGGCCCAAACAAAAACGGGAGCATGGAGATCAACAAAGACGGCTACAAGCAGGCGCAGGAGAATTTTTTCACCCGGGATGGCAACTTCTTAAGGGATGCGGATGGCTACATCGTCAACACGCATGGCTACTATGTCTATGGCGTGGATTTGCATAAGATCAAAAATGGGGTGTTGGTGGCAGGCAACCCCGATGAAGAGGCCAAGATTTTAAAGAGCGGGAAGCTCAGCACCTTGTACTTGCCCCGAGATGTGCAATACCAGCCTGTGCTGACCACGAAAGTGGACATGAGCATCAATTTGAATGCCAAAAACCATGTCCGCCCCGCTGAAGAGTATTTTTTAGACAAAGATGGCGAGATCATCAATGAGCGGTTTTTAAACCAAGATGCCAATGCCCTAGCCAATGACGACAACGAGCCGCTGGACCTAGCCATGCACCGCAATTTAGAGATCATGATGGTGAAGGGCGACATGGCGCAGGATTTGACTTTTAAATACGGCACGGGCGGACCTGAGAAAAACGAGTTCCACACTTTGGGAGATTTAAAAAATCTCTTAAAAACCAAAGCCCATTTGGATTTAACGATCGCCAAGAGCAAGCCCGATCAACTCAAATCCCCCCTCATGTTGCAGATCAAAAACCCCACAGACCCAGAGGCTACGCTGTTTATCGGCGGGCCGATGGCAGAAAAGCTGGGTTGGACGGCAAGCGGGATGATTCTTAAAAAAGGTGAAACCCGCGACTCTGTGGGGATCAGAATCCCCTTTTACAGCACCACAGCCGAGATTTACGACAAGGGCGGGGATAAATACTTGCTCAAGAGCGACTTCTTCATGACCAACTCCAAAGACCCGATGGCAAACCCGCCCACGATAGAGAAATGGGATGTGGAGAGTTCGATTTTAGAAATGCGCTCAAAACTCCCCATCACCCCACAAGGCGTACGCCAAACGATCACCTTTGACAAAGACGGCAAAATGCAAGCCAAGCCGGTTACCCTAAATTTTAAGGGCACGCCTTTGACCTACAACCTCGCCAAGAGCGATGACTACCAGTCCAGCGATGTGCCTTACGAAGATTCTAAAATCTACCAAATCTCCCAAGACGGCAAGCCTAAGGGCATACTCCAAAACATGCGTATAGACGATGACGGGGTGATCCATTTAGCTTTTAGCAATGGGGCGATCGAAACGATGGGGCGGGTGGGCATCGCCGCCTTTACAAACGATCAGGGTTTGCGTAAAGTGGGGAGCAATTTATTTGACATCACAAACGCCACTAGGGATGGGCGTACCGCCCCTTTAAGCGGGAATCCCATTTTAGGTTGGGATCGCGATGATGGCAAGCTCAAATTTGGCAAGATCATGCACAAGTACCTAGAAACCAGCAATGTCAATGCGGGGCGGTCTTTAACGAATTTGATTTTAATGCAGAGGGGCTACTCCATGAACGCTAAGGCCTTCACCACAGGCGATGATTTAGTCAAAGAAGCGATTAATTTAAAGAAGTAG
- the flgD gene encoding flagellar hook assembly protein FlgD has translation MPIDLAEVTGQKAAMEKKKHEPKIANGLDKDAFMKLFLEQLKNQDPTAPMETDKIISQTAQLSQVEMQEENKKAMKEVADAMQSTRDTNKSLKDFQGKLKETLDHLDQGVDNTLKSNLAMTQASGLNSVSMIGKIAETDVKGINVTKGKVEFSLYFDEPIKNSEGNTGVQIFDKDKQLVRTLSLKSKEGEGGYVRFEWDGLNDQGKPVAPGTYEVFAEYNLDPKSNKYLHTRIGRGEVQSVVFEKGKPMLRMGEMILPMDSALEFYDRNTTRQEKEQRENAVHFIPQNPPKPQAPAQVAKPTNPNNTPSLAKIPTASHAGTAQGVKPTNPAHAQNGLNAMPHSSQAHNPSHSPLSQPSHASLAHNPPSPSLARTNNPLEQTPNHASGLNATPHTNAFNPQSHTSPTARATQNSRPMQDFNHTNTASTASHATPTPHASTAPHASVAQVPHRPNPLEQASTHTNPTSKSFA, from the coding sequence ATGCCCATTGATTTAGCCGAAGTTACGGGGCAAAAGGCGGCGATGGAGAAAAAAAAGCACGAACCTAAAATCGCTAATGGTTTAGACAAAGATGCGTTCATGAAGCTTTTCTTAGAGCAACTTAAAAACCAAGACCCGACCGCCCCGATGGAAACGGATAAGATCATCAGCCAAACCGCCCAACTCTCGCAAGTGGAAATGCAAGAGGAGAACAAAAAGGCGATGAAGGAGGTCGCTGATGCCATGCAATCCACAAGGGACACCAACAAATCCTTAAAAGACTTTCAAGGCAAGCTGAAAGAAACCTTAGACCACTTGGATCAGGGCGTGGATAACACGCTCAAGAGCAATTTAGCGATGACGCAGGCGAGCGGTTTAAACAGCGTGTCTATGATCGGCAAAATCGCTGAAACCGATGTCAAGGGAATCAATGTTACTAAGGGCAAGGTGGAGTTTTCGCTCTACTTTGACGAGCCCATTAAAAACAGCGAGGGCAACACAGGGGTGCAAATCTTTGACAAGGACAAACAATTGGTCCGCACCCTTTCGCTCAAAAGCAAGGAAGGAGAGGGGGGGTATGTGCGCTTTGAGTGGGACGGCTTGAATGATCAGGGCAAGCCCGTGGCCCCGGGCACTTATGAGGTCTTTGCCGAGTACAATTTAGACCCCAAGAGCAACAAATATTTACACACCCGTATCGGGCGGGGTGAAGTGCAAAGCGTGGTGTTTGAAAAGGGTAAGCCGATGTTGCGCATGGGTGAAATGATCTTGCCGATGGATAGCGCACTAGAGTTTTACGATAGAAACACTACAAGACAAGAAAAAGAACAGCGAGAAAACGCCGTGCATTTTATCCCCCAAAATCCCCCCAAGCCCCAAGCCCCCGCACAAGTGGCTAAGCCCACGAATCCTAACAACACCCCTAGCCTAGCCAAAATCCCCACAGCCAGCCACGCCGGCACTGCCCAAGGCGTTAAGCCCACAAACCCAGCCCACGCCCAAAATGGCTTAAATGCCATGCCCCACAGCTCCCAAGCCCACAACCCTAGCCACAGCCCCCTAAGTCAGCCTAGCCACGCTAGTCTCGCCCACAACCCGCCAAGCCCAAGTTTAGCCCGCACCAACAATCCGCTAGAGCAAACTCCAAACCACGCCAGCGGATTAAACGCCACGCCCCACACAAATGCTTTTAACCCGCAAAGCCACACCAGCCCCACAGCCCGCGCTACACAAAACTCCCGCCCTATGCAGGACTTTAACCACACCAACACCGCCAGCACAGCCTCACACGCTACGCCAACCCCACATGCTAGCACAGCCCCTCACGCTAGCGTAGCACAGGTGCCACACCGCCCTAATCCCCTAGAGCAAGCCAGCACGCACACCAACCCCACTTCTAAGAGTTTTGCATGA
- a CDS encoding glycosyltransferase family 4 protein has translation MILYATEQYYPLQTGLASADYGLTYALAKAGHKVYCITSNTYANKPLNRSGKTHKVKSGSLERMAIEIAPNLFVLEFAIYPGNPHCQMWQGEVQAYQDFVKNFACDLSITSAILTWTSDYVLDLLPTLQAKRKVLRLHGEWALMHGTPKSLKFALKDWIKRLCYSPERYKMGSYVPWLRSKLKATLKDYDCVFFLHKRSHAHDYLKPYCKCVKMLPNGVFEKDICPPKTLEAALKSTIHNPQSTIHNPQSTIHNPQSTTASLLNSPYLLNVSNYYKEKGQDFVLQGYYLSQTQIPLVFVGALEQGTTLSDLKQLKAQLDHTHGSKEVYFLCQVDRGGVLELFKNATLFLHASHEECFPMVILESMQFGVPFLCTDVGNVRDLCAQLIVRTPQEMAEKIDTLLGDPDHYNATAKELHQTIQEYTYERIIERLFEV, from the coding sequence TTGATTCTTTACGCCACAGAGCAATACTACCCCTTGCAAACGGGGCTGGCTAGTGCCGATTACGGGCTCACTTACGCTTTAGCCAAAGCGGGGCACAAAGTCTATTGCATCACCAGCAACACTTACGCCAACAAGCCCCTAAACAGAAGCGGGAAGACGCATAAAGTCAAAAGCGGTTCTTTAGAACGCATGGCGATAGAAATTGCCCCGAATTTATTTGTCCTCGAGTTTGCGATTTACCCGGGCAACCCGCATTGCCAAATGTGGCAAGGGGAAGTGCAAGCTTACCAAGACTTTGTGAAAAACTTTGCGTGCGATTTGTCCATCACCTCAGCGATTTTGACATGGACAAGCGATTATGTCCTTGACTTGCTCCCCACCCTCCAAGCCAAGAGGAAAGTTTTAAGATTGCATGGCGAGTGGGCTCTCATGCACGGCACCCCCAAATCGCTTAAATTTGCCCTCAAAGATTGGATCAAGCGTTTATGCTACAGCCCCGAGCGTTATAAAATGGGTTCGTATGTCCCGTGGCTAAGAAGCAAGCTGAAGGCAACCCTCAAAGACTACGATTGTGTGTTTTTCTTGCACAAGCGTAGCCACGCCCACGACTACCTCAAACCCTATTGCAAGTGCGTCAAGATGTTGCCCAATGGGGTGTTTGAAAAGGACATTTGCCCGCCCAAAACCCTTGAAGCCGCGCTAAAATCCACAATCCACAATCCACAATCCACAATCCACAATCCACAATCCACAATCCACAATCCACAATCCACAACCGCTAGTCTTTTAAACTCCCCCTACTTACTCAATGTTTCTAACTACTACAAAGAAAAGGGACAGGACTTTGTGCTTCAAGGCTACTATTTAAGCCAAACACAAATCCCCCTAGTCTTTGTCGGCGCACTAGAGCAAGGGACAACCTTAAGCGATTTAAAGCAACTCAAAGCCCAGCTAGACCACACACACGGGAGTAAAGAGGTGTATTTTCTCTGCCAAGTGGACAGGGGAGGCGTGTTAGAACTCTTTAAAAACGCCACACTATTTTTGCACGCTAGTCATGAAGAGTGCTTCCCGATGGTGATTTTAGAGAGCATGCAATTTGGCGTGCCCTTCCTTTGCACCGATGTGGGCAATGTGCGAGACTTGTGTGCCCAATTGATCGTGCGCACCCCCCAAGAAATGGCAGAAAAAATAGACACACTGCTAGGCGACCCCGACCACTACAACGCCACCGCAAAAGAGTTGCATCAAACCATCCAAGAGTACACCTACGAGCGCATCATTGAACGGCTTTTTGAAGTGTAG